The genome window GGCTGGCGTTCGGCCCCGAGGAGCGGTACGTCCGCCACCTCGGCTACTATGCGGCCACCTGGCAGCTGCCCAACTACCTCGGCCTGCCGCCCGGTTCGGTCGGCCTCAACGTCCCGGGGCGGCTCGCCTCGGTCGGCGCCGACCACCGCGACCCGACCCGGGCGGGCGCCTTCTTCCTCTTCGCCTCGCCCGAACTCCACTACGACCGACACGACTCGGCCCAGCAGAAGGAGCTGATCAGGTCGTCCTTCGCGGACCTCGGCTGGGAGGTGCCCCGGCTGATGGAGAGCCTGCGGGAGGCCCCTGAGCTCTACTTCGACTCGATCAGCCGTGCCGACGTGCCGTCCTGGTCGGCCGGGCGGATCGCCCTCCTCGGCGACGCGGCCTGCGGCGCCACCATCGGCGGGATGGGCACCGGCACCGCCGTCGTGGCCGCGTACGTCCTGGCGGGCGAGCTGGCCCGGGCCCGCGGCGACCACCGGAGCGCCTTCGCCCGGTACGAGCACCTGCTGCGCGGCTACGCCCAGGGCTGCCAGAAGGGCGGCGACCGCACCGGCCCGTTCCTGGCGCCCCGCACCGCCATCGGCCTCAGGACGCGCAGCGCGCTGCTGAACCGGCGCTGGATCCTCGACCGGATGCTGGAGCTCGGCAAGCAGGTCAGCAGTGTCGAACTTCCGGACTACAGCGACGAGTTGGCCGCGTAGTCGTGCCGTCAGTGCAGGGGGGAGATCCGGGCGCCGTTGTCCAGGACCGCCTCCACCTGGACGATCGCGCGGGCCGGGCGCTCGACGACGAGGGTGTGGTCGGGAGCAGGGCGGTCGGCGGACCAGTCCGGGCCCTTGACGGTGAGGCGGGCGACGCGGCGGCTGCCGGCGACGAGCAGGAACTCGGTGCCCTGCGGGGAGCGCCACCACGTCGAGCCGACGGTGTCCTGCTCGAGACGGCTGCACGCCCGGCCGGGGCCGCCACCGGTGCGCTGGGGGCCGCGCGCGGTGGGCAGCAGGACGGCGGTGGCGGCGATGCCGTCGCCGTTCCAGCGGTCGGCGCGCAGGCACATCCAGGCGGCCGTGCCCGCGTTCTGGGGGAGCGGCTGGACGGCGAAGGCCCACAGGTCGAGCTGTTTGACGCCCGGTGTGCCGTCCGGGA of Streptomyces kaniharaensis contains these proteins:
- a CDS encoding FAD-dependent monooxygenase yields the protein MSTKVLISGASIAGPALAHWLSRYGFEVTVVELAPALRGGGQNVDFRGRTHLTVLERMGVLDELRALGTGGSPMTFLGPDGSRCLHLPAEFAGGEVEVPRGELAQLLFRHSAARAEYVFGDSITALEETPGGVRVAFRRGASREFDLVIGADGLHSNVRRLAFGPEERYVRHLGYYAATWQLPNYLGLPPGSVGLNVPGRLASVGADHRDPTRAGAFFLFASPELHYDRHDSAQQKELIRSSFADLGWEVPRLMESLREAPELYFDSISRADVPSWSAGRIALLGDAACGATIGGMGTGTAVVAAYVLAGELARARGDHRSAFARYEHLLRGYAQGCQKGGDRTGPFLAPRTAIGLRTRSALLNRRWILDRMLELGKQVSSVELPDYSDELAA